The DNA region TCACGCAGGCCATCCTGGACCTGACCGCCGACTGGCCCGCCCCGGACGCCATCGTGGGGCGCGGCGGCCTGATCGGCAAGGTCACCACCGGCACGTACCGCGTCACCCGGCAACTCTCGGACTACGCGTCGCAGGGCGAACGCGGCCACTACCCACCCAACCTGGGCGGCCCGCTGGCCCTCGCGGCGGCCCAGGTGCGCGGCGTGCCCGCCTTCATCGTGGACCCCCAGAGCGCAGACGAACTGCTGCCCGAGGCGCGCGTGACCGGCCTGCGAGGCATTCACCGCACCGCGGAATTTCACGCCCTGAACGCCCGCGCCGTCGCCCGCCGCGCCGCGCACGAGGTCGGCAAACGCTTCCAGGACGCCCGCATCGTCGTGGCGCACCTGGGGGCGACCACCAGCGTCACCGCCTTCGACCGGGGCCGCGCCATCGACACCACCGGCACCGGCCCCGACGGCGGCCCCATGGGCGCCATGCAGAGCGGCCCCATCCCGCCGCGCGCGCTCCTGACCCTGGCGCACACGCTGGGCGACAGCGCCGCCCTGACCCGCCTGAGCAGCGAGGGCGGATTCCTGGCCCTGACCGGCAGCAAGGACCT from Deinococcus seoulensis includes:
- a CDS encoding butyrate kinase — protein: MIAHVINPGTSGVKLACARIDPSDNPALPGQLRLTLTRAELPLSGPPGAEQVPAITQAILDLTADWPAPDAIVGRGGLIGKVTTGTYRVTRQLSDYASQGERGHYPPNLGGPLALAAAQVRGVPAFIVDPQSADELLPEARVTGLRGIHRTAEFHALNARAVARRAAHEVGKRFQDARIVVAHLGATTSVTAFDRGRAIDTTGTGPDGGPMGAMQSGPIPPRALLTLAHTLGDSAALTRLSSEGGFLALTGSKDLRDLETRLLSETDVQTVAAAFVHQVCKALGEQTGALSARPDALVITGGIARWDELVDRIERRVAWIAPVLVIPGELELEALAEGAGRVLLGLEQAREWTPPVDAMPADATPTPDAP